Proteins encoded in a region of the Polyodon spathula isolate WHYD16114869_AA chromosome 9, ASM1765450v1, whole genome shotgun sequence genome:
- the LOC121320426 gene encoding splicing factor U2AF 35 kDa subunit-like translates to MAEYLASIFGTEKDKVNCSFYFKIGACRHGDRCSRLHNKPTFSQTIALLNIYRNPQNTAQSADGLRCAVSDVEMQEHYDEFFEEVFTEMEEKYGEVEEMNVCDNLGDHLVGNVYVKFRREEDAEKAVMDLNNRWFNGQPIHAELSPVTDFREACCRQYEMGECTRGGFCNFMHLKPISRELRRELYGRRRKRHRSRSRSRERRSRSRDRGDRGDRGGRGGRDRERRRSRDRERSGRF, encoded by the exons ATGGCGGAGTACTTGGCGTCCATTTTCGGTACAGAGAAAGACAA aGTAAATTGTTCATTCTACTTTAAAATTGGGGCATGTCGTCATGGAGACAGATGTTCTAGGTTGCACAATAAGCCAACTTTCAGCCAG acCATTGCCCTCTTGAACATTTACCGTAACCCTCAAAACACTGCCCAGTCTGCTGATGGCTTACGCT GTGCGGTTAGTGATGTGGAAATGCAAGAGCATTATGATGAGTTCTTTGAG GAGGTGTTTACAGAGATGGAAGAGAAATATGGTGAAGTTGAAGAGATGAACGTTTGTGATAATCTTGGTGATCATTTGGTCGGAAATGTGTATGTGAAG tTCCGCCGAGAGGAGGATGCTGAGAAAGCTGTGATGGATTTAAACAACCGATGGTTCAACGGACAGCCTATTCATGCAGAGCTTTCGCCTGTGACAGACTTCAGGGAAGCCTGCTGTCGCCAATATGAAATGGG aGAGTGCACCCGAGGTGGGTTTTGCAACTTTATGCATCTGAAGCCCATTTCCAGGGAGCTACGTCGGGAACTGTATGGCCGCCGTCGGAAAAG ACATCGGTCTCGCTCAAGGTCCCGTGAAAGGCGTTCGAGGTCCAGAGATCGTGGTGATCGAGGAGACCGTGGAGGCAGAGGTGGTCGTGATCGTGAAAGACGGAGATCTAGGGATCGTGAGAGATCTGGTCGATTCTGA